Proteins encoded by one window of Chryseobacterium aquaeductus:
- a CDS encoding RagB/SusD family nutrient uptake outer membrane protein has protein sequence MKNIFNKHNLIKKLIIVPTILIAGLSINSCNHDFLDQPAFNSSDTESVFTNIELADAFVQGLYRGLVPTEMFYQLGAGDTVTHSAEDGSTNNSKYNICNYQYDAKTPNTVTGIYAAMYAVIERTNIAIDRLPEMPASAKRDALIAEAKAIRAFCYYNLIRVYGDVPAIWIPLEEADPNDPSTLYPKRSSRDVIYDKVIADIQESINNMPASNGTPERLNKQSTNALLAKIALYAAGYSLRWDLNTGAAGTMSRRPDNARVQQLYQIADAAAASVINGGTNSLVQASGGKSGFEALWFNFDRRNFAAVNQEMLWHIASYGPNTNSAFGVYAHPGSRGGTYGSRKALQFILPTYYLSFNAADKRRDVATTSYSIYFLNGGAATDTWVDVGTTYSCIMPGKFRISWCVEPQAADSRNLNIPIIRYADVLLMYAETQNYLNNGPTAAGTAALMQVRNRAGIGALPVPTGQQAFESAIVQERKWEFSDEFMLRTDLIRMNRIASEIDATKQAMKNLSNRTGQFASTPIYRLYKFHKNAQIYGDPFLAITYIDLTNPAQIAAVQAVPTTPGTNQANYIAYQTTLKSIALANGQTSTVDDKWYPANMFQAYTSTFNGNARKAVGFTGGFNTLQVGAIIYTKPTGSFENGGVYPNWIEGGGDGLFYGFVPNKTELLPFASAAAGHPMVDNPNLTQLPGY, from the coding sequence ATGAAAAATATATTCAACAAACACAATCTTATAAAAAAATTGATCATCGTCCCGACTATCTTGATTGCGGGTCTCAGTATCAATTCTTGTAACCATGATTTTCTAGATCAGCCTGCGTTTAACTCTTCTGATACAGAATCTGTATTTACCAATATAGAATTAGCTGATGCATTCGTTCAGGGTCTTTACAGAGGTCTTGTTCCTACAGAGATGTTTTATCAGCTGGGAGCAGGAGATACGGTAACACACTCTGCTGAAGACGGATCTACTAATAATTCAAAATATAATATCTGTAATTATCAGTACGATGCAAAAACGCCTAATACTGTTACAGGGATCTATGCTGCAATGTATGCTGTCATAGAAAGAACTAATATCGCAATCGACAGATTACCGGAAATGCCGGCAAGCGCAAAGCGTGATGCATTAATTGCAGAGGCAAAAGCTATTCGTGCATTTTGTTACTACAATCTGATCAGAGTATATGGAGATGTACCAGCAATCTGGATTCCTTTAGAAGAAGCTGATCCTAATGATCCTAGTACACTTTATCCTAAGCGTAGTTCTCGTGATGTGATTTATGATAAAGTAATCGCAGATATTCAGGAGTCAATCAATAATATGCCAGCTTCCAACGGAACACCTGAAAGACTAAACAAGCAATCGACTAACGCATTATTAGCAAAAATCGCTTTATATGCTGCAGGATATTCTCTACGTTGGGATCTTAATACTGGTGCTGCCGGTACCATGTCTCGTCGTCCTGACAACGCAAGAGTACAGCAGTTGTATCAAATTGCAGATGCAGCAGCTGCTTCTGTGATCAACGGTGGTACTAATAGTTTGGTGCAGGCATCAGGTGGGAAAAGTGGTTTTGAAGCTTTATGGTTTAATTTTGACAGAAGAAATTTTGCAGCTGTAAATCAGGAAATGCTTTGGCATATTGCTTCTTATGGTCCAAATACCAATTCAGCATTCGGAGTGTATGCACATCCCGGATCAAGAGGTGGTACTTATGGTTCTCGTAAAGCTTTGCAGTTTATACTTCCAACTTACTATCTGTCTTTTAATGCGGCAGATAAAAGAAGAGATGTTGCTACAACTTCTTACAGTATTTATTTCTTAAATGGTGGCGCAGCGACTGATACCTGGGTAGATGTTGGAACTACATATTCTTGTATTATGCCTGGAAAATTTAGAATTTCCTGGTGTGTAGAGCCACAAGCTGCAGATTCTCGTAATTTGAATATTCCTATTATCAGATATGCTGATGTATTGTTAATGTACGCAGAAACACAAAATTATTTAAATAACGGACCTACTGCGGCGGGGACTGCAGCTTTGATGCAGGTAAGAAACCGTGCAGGTATTGGTGCATTACCGGTACCAACTGGTCAGCAGGCATTTGAATCTGCAATTGTTCAGGAACGTAAGTGGGAATTTTCAGATGAGTTCATGCTTCGTACAGATTTGATCAGAATGAATCGTATTGCAAGTGAAATTGATGCTACAAAACAAGCCATGAAAAACTTGTCTAACCGTACAGGTCAGTTTGCATCAACTCCGATTTACCGTCTTTACAAATTCCACAAAAATGCACAGATTTATGGAGACCCATTCTTGGCAATTACTTATATTGATCTAACGAATCCTGCGCAAATCGCAGCAGTGCAGGCAGTTCCTACAACTCCGGGTACAAACCAAGCAAATTATATTGCGTACCAAACAACTTTAAAAAGTATTGCATTAGCGAACGGACAAACGTCAACAGTTGATGACAAATGGTATCCTGCCAATATGTTCCAGGCGTATACGAGTACTTTTAACGGTAACGCAAGAAAAGCAGTCGGGTTTACTGGTGGATTCAATACCCTACAGGTTGGTGCCATTATCTACACAAAACCTACAGGTTCTTTTGAAAACGGAGGCGTTTATCCAAACTGGATCGAAGGTGGCGGAGATGGTCTTTTCTACGGATTTGTACCAAACAAAACAGAATTACTTCCTTTTGCATCAGCAGCTGCAGGTCATCCGATGGTTGATAACCCGAATCTGACTCAGCTTCCCGGATATTAA
- a CDS encoding bifunctional aldolase/short-chain dehydrogenase, with amino-acid sequence MEKVKTFKYVDYLWDESKAASFGDDQVALFLYRSNILGADLRITNYGGGNTSCKTIEKDPLNNEEVEIMWVKGSGGDIGTLTRKGIAGLYTERLRNLKNVYQGLEDEDRMVGLFDHCIFDLESKAPSIDTPLHGLLPFKHIDHLHPDALIAVAAAKDSEEITKEIWGDTMGWVPWQRPGFDLGLQLEKCLADNPGIRGIILGSHGLFTWGETSYECYMNSLEVIEMASEYIAKKIEENAQVFGGQKVESLPAEERKNKAAQLMPLLRGLASSENRMVGHFTDSNVVLEYINSNDLERLAPMGTSCPDHFLRTKIQPLVLALDKNEDLSDSKAVLDKLNPLFEQYRQEYKDYYETCKHPNSPAMRDPNPVIIIYPGVGMFSFSKDKQTTRVANEFYVNAINVMRGAEAISEYTSLPRQEAFDIEYWLLEEAKLQRMPKEKPLSRKIAIVTGAGGGIGQAIADKMVAEGAVVVFTDLNQEAVESVTAKYNKDQAVAVTCDVTDEEAIANAFKEAVLAFGGVDIIVHSAGLAISKSLEDTTTKDWDLLENVLVKGQFLMAKSGASIMKKQNLGGDIVNIASKNGLVAGPNNVAYGTAKAAQQHMTRLLAAELAADKIRVNVVNPDGVIVGSKIWEGTWAEGRAKANGISVEELPAFYAKRNLLNEIILPEDIANGVFACVAILDKSTGNIINVDGGMANAFPR; translated from the coding sequence ATGGAAAAAGTAAAAACTTTTAAATACGTAGACTATTTATGGGATGAAAGTAAAGCTGCATCTTTTGGAGATGATCAGGTTGCTTTATTTTTGTACCGTTCAAACATATTAGGAGCAGATCTCAGAATTACAAATTATGGTGGTGGTAACACAAGTTGCAAAACCATCGAAAAAGATCCATTGAATAATGAAGAAGTTGAAATAATGTGGGTAAAAGGTTCAGGTGGAGACATCGGAACTTTAACGAGAAAAGGAATCGCCGGATTATATACGGAAAGACTGAGAAACCTGAAAAATGTGTATCAAGGTTTAGAAGATGAAGACAGAATGGTGGGTCTGTTTGATCATTGTATTTTCGATCTTGAAAGCAAGGCTCCATCTATCGACACACCTCTTCATGGTCTACTTCCATTCAAACATATCGATCACCTTCATCCTGATGCTTTGATTGCCGTAGCTGCAGCTAAAGACAGTGAAGAAATTACCAAAGAAATCTGGGGAGATACCATGGGCTGGGTTCCGTGGCAGCGTCCTGGCTTTGATTTAGGTTTACAGTTGGAAAAATGTTTGGCAGACAATCCTGGAATCCGTGGGATCATCTTAGGTAGTCATGGTTTGTTTACTTGGGGAGAAACTTCTTACGAATGTTACATGAACAGTTTGGAAGTGATCGAAATGGCTTCTGAATATATTGCTAAAAAAATCGAAGAAAACGCACAGGTTTTTGGCGGACAAAAAGTAGAATCTTTACCTGCTGAAGAACGTAAAAATAAAGCGGCTCAATTGATGCCTTTGTTAAGAGGTTTAGCTTCTTCTGAAAACAGAATGGTTGGTCATTTTACGGATAGCAATGTTGTTTTAGAATACATCAACAGTAATGATTTGGAAAGATTAGCTCCAATGGGAACATCTTGCCCGGATCACTTCTTGAGAACAAAGATTCAGCCTTTGGTGTTGGCTTTAGATAAAAATGAAGATTTGAGCGATTCTAAAGCTGTTTTAGATAAATTAAATCCTCTTTTCGAACAATATAGACAAGAATACAAAGATTATTACGAAACTTGCAAGCATCCAAACAGTCCTGCAATGCGTGATCCGAATCCTGTGATCATCATTTATCCAGGCGTTGGGATGTTCAGTTTCTCAAAAGATAAGCAGACAACTCGTGTTGCCAACGAATTTTACGTAAATGCAATCAACGTAATGCGTGGCGCAGAAGCTATTTCTGAATACACATCTTTACCAAGACAAGAAGCTTTCGACATCGAATATTGGTTGTTGGAAGAAGCGAAATTGCAGAGAATGCCAAAAGAAAAACCGCTTTCAAGAAAAATTGCGATCGTAACAGGAGCAGGAGGCGGAATCGGACAAGCAATTGCTGATAAAATGGTTGCAGAAGGTGCAGTAGTTGTTTTCACAGATCTTAATCAGGAAGCTGTAGAATCTGTAACGGCTAAATACAATAAAGATCAGGCAGTTGCCGTGACTTGTGACGTAACAGACGAAGAAGCAATTGCAAACGCATTTAAAGAAGCTGTTTTAGCATTCGGTGGAGTAGATATCATCGTGCATTCTGCAGGTTTAGCCATCTCTAAATCTTTGGAAGACACCACTACAAAAGATTGGGATTTACTGGAAAATGTTTTGGTAAAAGGTCAGTTTTTAATGGCAAAAAGCGGTGCTTCAATCATGAAAAAGCAGAATTTAGGCGGAGATATTGTAAACATTGCAAGTAAAAATGGCTTGGTTGCAGGTCCGAATAATGTAGCCTACGGAACTGCAAAAGCGGCTCAGCAACACATGACCAGATTATTGGCAGCAGAATTGGCAGCTGATAAAATCCGTGTGAATGTTGTAAACCCTGACGGTGTGATCGTTGGAAGTAAAATTTGGGAAGGAACCTGGGCAGAAGGACGTGCAAAAGCAAACGGAATTTCTGTAGAAGAACTACCTGCATTTTATGCAAAAAGAAATTTATTAAACGAAATTATACTTCCTGAAGATATCGCAAACGGGGTTTTTGCTTGTGTGGCAATCTTAGATAAATCGACAGGGAACATCATCAATGTAGATGGCGGAATGGCAAATGCTTTCCCAAGATAA